A window of the Bacillus sp. A301a_S52 genome harbors these coding sequences:
- a CDS encoding ribonuclease III, with amino-acid sequence MQMTAAKKTKYRQFLTSIHVEFKNEDLFIQAFTHSSYVNEHRIRPHDDNERLEFLGDAVLELAISQYLFKLFDHMSEGEMTKLRAAIVCEPSLAKIADELTFGDYVLLGKGEEMTGGRKRPALLADVFEAFIGALYLDSGLEAVYSFLKEYVYPKIHNGAFSHMMDFKSQLQELIQRENQGQVHYKIIEEKGPAHAREFVSEVTLDKQQLGKGAGKSKKEAEQMAAQKALEKLNSK; translated from the coding sequence ATGCAAATGACTGCAGCTAAAAAAACGAAATATCGTCAGTTTTTAACATCTATTCATGTGGAATTTAAAAATGAAGATTTATTTATTCAAGCGTTTACCCATTCATCCTACGTAAACGAACATCGTATTCGCCCACATGACGATAACGAACGGCTGGAGTTTTTAGGCGATGCAGTTTTGGAATTGGCCATCTCTCAATATTTGTTTAAACTATTTGATCATATGAGTGAAGGTGAGATGACCAAACTCAGAGCTGCGATCGTATGTGAGCCGTCCTTAGCAAAGATTGCAGATGAATTGACATTTGGCGACTACGTTCTTTTAGGAAAGGGAGAAGAGATGACAGGAGGTCGTAAACGTCCTGCACTACTTGCTGATGTGTTTGAAGCGTTTATTGGCGCACTTTATCTTGATTCAGGTTTAGAAGCTGTTTATAGCTTTTTAAAAGAATATGTCTATCCGAAGATTCATAATGGTGCTTTTTCTCATATGATGGACTTTAAGAGTCAGCTACAAGAATTAATTCAGCGAGAAAACCAAGGGCAAGTGCATTATAAGATCATTGAAGAAAAAGGCCCTGCACATGCACGTGAGTTTGTATCAGAAGTTACACTTGATAAACAACAATTAGGAAAAGGTGCAGGTAAATCTAAAAAAGAAGCTGAACAAATGGCTGCTCAAAAAGCACTTGAGAAACTAAATTCGAAATAG